A window from Acropora palmata chromosome 14, jaAcrPala1.3, whole genome shotgun sequence encodes these proteins:
- the LOC141866410 gene encoding uncharacterized protein LOC141866410 isoform X1, with amino-acid sequence MDYLLVWVVAISVRYYTRRASRWNANSSFAFNCQTGYKKEKIPYSFIMSIMSRDANDIEFSFREEEWLHAQQNIDTAGEMENMPKQISSRRSITAEVISKIQAIDKEDMLAAGKDGTSVKPRHEFVKELLVDLNGANVSDASNGCGNYDQTGRFAIRNVPIVKSSTSPLGFCIRQGDGKTSKQGIFVSRITKGSLLDTNGSIKVGDEIISVNYVQLEGFSLDDVVRLIQIPRNIILTIKTSALSLKRNVHSEDTCSPLVVTEKTTEKMTSKALEFKNHGNRSNDYKEPSNRDKQSQQTEREHFKENNHNANEDQDLSSSKLTQNNSAIEELIRAIREQNKRSRNTQQIAKTLNNFPMKTQVIQAQEARCQTNSAEKTIETRKIGVPKRNNSADSIILSKRTPSSMTRKSSTLTPVTSVNLIFDDSEDLTFDASSHKTTSRKNSASQDESLKTSTPGTSSRRSLNSPSVSPKMRRRLPRVPSDNSRLIRSTSDSSQSAESIATSSKPLLALSSEPRSRRILPTPPASPSSPRKDSNGTSDTSPENQALEKANRRDGSGLSGNESLESRSPSRKDSGKSLSHLFSALTSKHNSDNKSDGKEKRKDSQERLEPSRNSLTSQQPPPTQQDILEQQKHSMFLHSVSSGSLQPPSFQRRLFSRSSHPNLLMTVSEEPGKEGRKTSAPSQSANGTGDNKDSPKISKRRASLTSIGENSLANQMSSYDNSDIARLRSEAEPGFMIFPDDYAGQNLLSSHAVSGMVSLHIIKASNFHVTDKKLLEKKKKVHCAVEVDFEQKALTSSKRASKILFWDEMFEVEIQHGRKLSLSCYTSTHEFDKHIAKVSFNLSPFVRFGKKHRVVFRMQPQGVIHIVMGFVEMRTLLQRTPSDRKSGVFGFQLNVTSRNENTDVPLVVRKCVEEIERRGLTSQGLYRISGNARRKKLLHAQFDEDSAAVDLSEDSYPDIHVIAGTLKDYLRELPEPLITESLSKLLIKAAKDQVQDQDLALQKHLLSKLMVQLPQINRETLVYLLNHFMRVISEKESNKMDAHNLSVCFGPVLLCPPANLTESKDLLDLKLHIKVVEFLFYLWKNTTTTSPEV; translated from the exons ATGGATTATTTATTGGTCTGGGTCGTGGCTATTTCAGTTCGCTACTACACTCGGAGAGCTTCGCGTTGGAATGCAAATTCATCGTTTGCATTCAATTGCCAG ACAGGttacaaaaaagagaaaattccTTACAGCTTCATTATGTCAATAATGTCAAGGGATGCAAACGACATTGAATTCAGTTTTCGCGAGGAAGAGTGGTTGCATGCACAGCAGAATATTGACACTGCTGGCGAAATGGAGAATATGCCGAAACAAATATCTTCTCGTAGAAGCATAACTGCTGAGGTAATCTCTAAAATACAGGCGATAGACAAAGAGGATATGCTTGCGGCTGGCAAAGACGGGACAAGTGTCAAACCACGGCATGAGTTTGTCAAAGAATTGCTAGTGGATTTAAATGGTGCAAACGTTTCAGATGCAAGCAACGGGTGCGGAAACTACGATCAAACTGGACGATTTGCAATTCGCAATGTGCCGATTGTGAAAAGCTCTACATCACCACTTGGGTTTTGCATTCGGCAAGGAGATGGGAAAACCAGCAAACAAGGGATATTTGTCTCGCGTATCACTAAGGGAAGCTTATTAGACACCAACGGTTCGATCAAGGTTGGCGATGAAATAATTTCCGTGAATTACGTTCAACTCGAAGGCTTCAGTTTAGACGATGTTGTTCGACTTATTCAAATTCCTCGAAACATAATTTTGACAATCAAGACGAGTGCGCTTTCGCTAAAGCGAAATGTACATAGTGAAGACACATGTAGCCCGCTCGTAGTTACTGAGAAAACAACAGAGAAAATGACATCGAAGGCTTTGGAGTTTAAAAATCACGGGAACCGCTCGAATGATTATAAAGAACCAAGCAACCGAGACAAACAAAGTCAGCAAACAGAAAGGGagcatttcaaagaaaacaatcacaATGCAAATGAGGATCAGGACCTTTCGTCATCCAAAttaacacaaaacaacagcgCCATAGAGGAGCTAATCAGAGCAATTAGAGAGCAGAATAAGCGTTCACGAAATACACAACAAATTGCAAAGACCCTCAACAACTTTCCTATGAAAACACAGGTGATTCAGGCTCAAGAGGCACGATGCCAAACAAACTCAGCAGAGAAAACCATAGAAACTAGGAAAATTGGTGTTCCAAAGAGGAACAATTCAGCTGACAGCATAATTTTGTCTAAAAGAACTCCATCAAGCATGACCCGGAAATCAAGCACTTTAACACCCGTCACGTCTGTGAATTTGATATTTGATGATTCTGAAGATTTAACATTTGATGCATCTAGTCATAAAACTACGTCAAGAAAGAACTCAGCGTCTCAAGACGagtctttgaaaacttccaCTCCTGGAACGAGTTCACGGCGCTCTCTGAACTCTCCATCAGTCAGTCCGAAGATGCGACGAAGATTGCCGCGCGTTCCTTCCGACAATAGTCGGTTGATCCGATCAACAAGTGATAGTAGCCAGAGTGCAGAAAGCATAGCAACTTCCTCTAAGCCTTTGCTTGCGTTGTCTTCCGAACCAAGAAGTCGAAGAATACTACCTACACCTCCTGCTTCTCCTAGTTCACCGCGCAAAGATTCAAACGGTACTTCTGACACGAGCCCTGAAAACCAAGCCTTGGAAAAAGCGAATCGACGCGATGGAAGTGGACTTTCAGGCAATGAATCCTTAGAAAGTCGCTCTCCCTCACGCAAAGATTCCGGAAAATCATTAAGCCATCTTTTCAGTGCACTAACTTCAAAACATAACTCTGATAATAAAAGTGACgggaaagaaaagagaaaagattCACAAGAGAGGCTTGAACCAAGCAGGAACTCTTTAACATCCCAACAGCCTCCTCCAACTCAACAAGATATCttagaacaacaaaaacactcAATGTTCTTACATTCAGTATCATCCGGCAGCCTGCAACCTCCGAGCTTTCAAAGACGACTCTTTAGTAGATCATCTCATCCAAATTTGTTGATGACTGTCAGTGAAGAACCTGGAAAAGAGGGTCGCAAAACTTCCGCACCTTCTCAATCTGCTAACGGTACCGGTGACAATAAAGATTCGCCAAAAATCTCTAAGAGACGCGCGAGCCTCACTTCAATTGGCGAGAACAgcttagccaatcagatgtCGTCTTACGACAATAGTGACATCGCTCGTCTTCGGAGCGAGGCAGAGCCTGGCTTTATGATATTTCCAGATGATTATGCTGGTCAGAATCTGCTGTCTTCTCATGCAGTATCTGGAATGGTGTCTCTACACATTATCAAAGCATCGAACTTTCACGTTACCGATAAGAAACTAttagaaaagaagaagaaggtgCATTGTGCTGTGGAAGTTGACTTTGAACAGAAAGCTCTGACAAGTTCCAAACGAGCATCAAAAATTTTGTTCTGGGACGAAATGTTTGAGGTTGAAATTCAACATGGTCGTAAACTGAGTTTGTCTTGTTACACCTCAACGCACGAATTTGACAAGCACATTGCCAAAGTTTCGTTCAACTTGTCGCCGTTTGTACGATTTGGAAAGAAACACAGAGTGGTATTCCGTATGCAACCACAAGGGGTAATCCATATCGTGATGGGATTCGTAGAGATGAGGACATTGCTACAACGAACACCTTCCGATCGTAAATCGGGTGTCTTCGGCTTTCAACTCAATGTGACCTCACGGAATGAGAATACCGACGTTCCGTTGGTAGTGCGCAAATGCGTGGAAGAGATTGAGAGGCGTGGTTTAACCTCTCAAGGTCTATATAGGATTTCTGGAAATGCTCGACGCAAGAAACTGCTACATGCGCAGTTCGACGAGGACAGTGCTGCAGTTGATTTGTCGGAAGATAGTTACCCGGATATTCACGTCATCGCGGGGACTTTGAAGGACTATCTGCGAGAGCTCCCTGAGCCACTGATAACGGAATCCCTTTCTAAGCTTCTGATCAAGGCTGCTAAGGATCAAGTTCAAGATCAAgatttagctttacaaaagCACCTTCTCTCCAAGCTGATGGTTCAGTTACCGCAAATCAACAGAGAAACCCTAGTTTACTTATTAAACCATTTCATGCGCGTGATCTCGGAGAAGGAAAGCAATAAGATGGACGCCCATAATCTGTCAGTGTGTTTCGGCCCCGTGCTCTTATGCCCCCCTGCGAACCTCACAGAAAGCAAAGACTTGCTCGATCTTAAGCTTCATATTAAAGTCGTGGAGTTTCTCTTTTATCTTTGGAAAAATACCACTACGACTAGCCCCGAAGTGTAG
- the LOC141866410 gene encoding uncharacterized protein LOC141866410 isoform X2: MSIMSRDANDIEFSFREEEWLHAQQNIDTAGEMENMPKQISSRRSITAEVISKIQAIDKEDMLAAGKDGTSVKPRHEFVKELLVDLNGANVSDASNGCGNYDQTGRFAIRNVPIVKSSTSPLGFCIRQGDGKTSKQGIFVSRITKGSLLDTNGSIKVGDEIISVNYVQLEGFSLDDVVRLIQIPRNIILTIKTSALSLKRNVHSEDTCSPLVVTEKTTEKMTSKALEFKNHGNRSNDYKEPSNRDKQSQQTEREHFKENNHNANEDQDLSSSKLTQNNSAIEELIRAIREQNKRSRNTQQIAKTLNNFPMKTQVIQAQEARCQTNSAEKTIETRKIGVPKRNNSADSIILSKRTPSSMTRKSSTLTPVTSVNLIFDDSEDLTFDASSHKTTSRKNSASQDESLKTSTPGTSSRRSLNSPSVSPKMRRRLPRVPSDNSRLIRSTSDSSQSAESIATSSKPLLALSSEPRSRRILPTPPASPSSPRKDSNGTSDTSPENQALEKANRRDGSGLSGNESLESRSPSRKDSGKSLSHLFSALTSKHNSDNKSDGKEKRKDSQERLEPSRNSLTSQQPPPTQQDILEQQKHSMFLHSVSSGSLQPPSFQRRLFSRSSHPNLLMTVSEEPGKEGRKTSAPSQSANGTGDNKDSPKISKRRASLTSIGENSLANQMSSYDNSDIARLRSEAEPGFMIFPDDYAGQNLLSSHAVSGMVSLHIIKASNFHVTDKKLLEKKKKVHCAVEVDFEQKALTSSKRASKILFWDEMFEVEIQHGRKLSLSCYTSTHEFDKHIAKVSFNLSPFVRFGKKHRVVFRMQPQGVIHIVMGFVEMRTLLQRTPSDRKSGVFGFQLNVTSRNENTDVPLVVRKCVEEIERRGLTSQGLYRISGNARRKKLLHAQFDEDSAAVDLSEDSYPDIHVIAGTLKDYLRELPEPLITESLSKLLIKAAKDQVQDQDLALQKHLLSKLMVQLPQINRETLVYLLNHFMRVISEKESNKMDAHNLSVCFGPVLLCPPANLTESKDLLDLKLHIKVVEFLFYLWKNTTTTSPEV; this comes from the coding sequence ATGTCAATAATGTCAAGGGATGCAAACGACATTGAATTCAGTTTTCGCGAGGAAGAGTGGTTGCATGCACAGCAGAATATTGACACTGCTGGCGAAATGGAGAATATGCCGAAACAAATATCTTCTCGTAGAAGCATAACTGCTGAGGTAATCTCTAAAATACAGGCGATAGACAAAGAGGATATGCTTGCGGCTGGCAAAGACGGGACAAGTGTCAAACCACGGCATGAGTTTGTCAAAGAATTGCTAGTGGATTTAAATGGTGCAAACGTTTCAGATGCAAGCAACGGGTGCGGAAACTACGATCAAACTGGACGATTTGCAATTCGCAATGTGCCGATTGTGAAAAGCTCTACATCACCACTTGGGTTTTGCATTCGGCAAGGAGATGGGAAAACCAGCAAACAAGGGATATTTGTCTCGCGTATCACTAAGGGAAGCTTATTAGACACCAACGGTTCGATCAAGGTTGGCGATGAAATAATTTCCGTGAATTACGTTCAACTCGAAGGCTTCAGTTTAGACGATGTTGTTCGACTTATTCAAATTCCTCGAAACATAATTTTGACAATCAAGACGAGTGCGCTTTCGCTAAAGCGAAATGTACATAGTGAAGACACATGTAGCCCGCTCGTAGTTACTGAGAAAACAACAGAGAAAATGACATCGAAGGCTTTGGAGTTTAAAAATCACGGGAACCGCTCGAATGATTATAAAGAACCAAGCAACCGAGACAAACAAAGTCAGCAAACAGAAAGGGagcatttcaaagaaaacaatcacaATGCAAATGAGGATCAGGACCTTTCGTCATCCAAAttaacacaaaacaacagcgCCATAGAGGAGCTAATCAGAGCAATTAGAGAGCAGAATAAGCGTTCACGAAATACACAACAAATTGCAAAGACCCTCAACAACTTTCCTATGAAAACACAGGTGATTCAGGCTCAAGAGGCACGATGCCAAACAAACTCAGCAGAGAAAACCATAGAAACTAGGAAAATTGGTGTTCCAAAGAGGAACAATTCAGCTGACAGCATAATTTTGTCTAAAAGAACTCCATCAAGCATGACCCGGAAATCAAGCACTTTAACACCCGTCACGTCTGTGAATTTGATATTTGATGATTCTGAAGATTTAACATTTGATGCATCTAGTCATAAAACTACGTCAAGAAAGAACTCAGCGTCTCAAGACGagtctttgaaaacttccaCTCCTGGAACGAGTTCACGGCGCTCTCTGAACTCTCCATCAGTCAGTCCGAAGATGCGACGAAGATTGCCGCGCGTTCCTTCCGACAATAGTCGGTTGATCCGATCAACAAGTGATAGTAGCCAGAGTGCAGAAAGCATAGCAACTTCCTCTAAGCCTTTGCTTGCGTTGTCTTCCGAACCAAGAAGTCGAAGAATACTACCTACACCTCCTGCTTCTCCTAGTTCACCGCGCAAAGATTCAAACGGTACTTCTGACACGAGCCCTGAAAACCAAGCCTTGGAAAAAGCGAATCGACGCGATGGAAGTGGACTTTCAGGCAATGAATCCTTAGAAAGTCGCTCTCCCTCACGCAAAGATTCCGGAAAATCATTAAGCCATCTTTTCAGTGCACTAACTTCAAAACATAACTCTGATAATAAAAGTGACgggaaagaaaagagaaaagattCACAAGAGAGGCTTGAACCAAGCAGGAACTCTTTAACATCCCAACAGCCTCCTCCAACTCAACAAGATATCttagaacaacaaaaacactcAATGTTCTTACATTCAGTATCATCCGGCAGCCTGCAACCTCCGAGCTTTCAAAGACGACTCTTTAGTAGATCATCTCATCCAAATTTGTTGATGACTGTCAGTGAAGAACCTGGAAAAGAGGGTCGCAAAACTTCCGCACCTTCTCAATCTGCTAACGGTACCGGTGACAATAAAGATTCGCCAAAAATCTCTAAGAGACGCGCGAGCCTCACTTCAATTGGCGAGAACAgcttagccaatcagatgtCGTCTTACGACAATAGTGACATCGCTCGTCTTCGGAGCGAGGCAGAGCCTGGCTTTATGATATTTCCAGATGATTATGCTGGTCAGAATCTGCTGTCTTCTCATGCAGTATCTGGAATGGTGTCTCTACACATTATCAAAGCATCGAACTTTCACGTTACCGATAAGAAACTAttagaaaagaagaagaaggtgCATTGTGCTGTGGAAGTTGACTTTGAACAGAAAGCTCTGACAAGTTCCAAACGAGCATCAAAAATTTTGTTCTGGGACGAAATGTTTGAGGTTGAAATTCAACATGGTCGTAAACTGAGTTTGTCTTGTTACACCTCAACGCACGAATTTGACAAGCACATTGCCAAAGTTTCGTTCAACTTGTCGCCGTTTGTACGATTTGGAAAGAAACACAGAGTGGTATTCCGTATGCAACCACAAGGGGTAATCCATATCGTGATGGGATTCGTAGAGATGAGGACATTGCTACAACGAACACCTTCCGATCGTAAATCGGGTGTCTTCGGCTTTCAACTCAATGTGACCTCACGGAATGAGAATACCGACGTTCCGTTGGTAGTGCGCAAATGCGTGGAAGAGATTGAGAGGCGTGGTTTAACCTCTCAAGGTCTATATAGGATTTCTGGAAATGCTCGACGCAAGAAACTGCTACATGCGCAGTTCGACGAGGACAGTGCTGCAGTTGATTTGTCGGAAGATAGTTACCCGGATATTCACGTCATCGCGGGGACTTTGAAGGACTATCTGCGAGAGCTCCCTGAGCCACTGATAACGGAATCCCTTTCTAAGCTTCTGATCAAGGCTGCTAAGGATCAAGTTCAAGATCAAgatttagctttacaaaagCACCTTCTCTCCAAGCTGATGGTTCAGTTACCGCAAATCAACAGAGAAACCCTAGTTTACTTATTAAACCATTTCATGCGCGTGATCTCGGAGAAGGAAAGCAATAAGATGGACGCCCATAATCTGTCAGTGTGTTTCGGCCCCGTGCTCTTATGCCCCCCTGCGAACCTCACAGAAAGCAAAGACTTGCTCGATCTTAAGCTTCATATTAAAGTCGTGGAGTTTCTCTTTTATCTTTGGAAAAATACCACTACGACTAGCCCCGAAGTGTAG